Proteins encoded by one window of Primulina huaijiensis isolate GDHJ02 chromosome 1, ASM1229523v2, whole genome shotgun sequence:
- the LOC140962561 gene encoding probable E3 ubiquitin-protein ligase BAH1-like: protein MKFGETFAEYLQAHQERFIEESTHVEYKRLKKVLKSCRRCRDHKDSSENNGEDDALSLCCQYESCPLCDQKFFSELTKEVSDIAGCFSSRVRRLFNLQDHGMKRYITSFCRCFTSPHNGKAQECQMLVEYVMMNAVAMRKILKKYDKVHSSDNGRKFKSKMRSEHMEILQSPWLIELGAFFINLSESNNEKLDELLNPFSCDLSSSDPVMTLTLPDNVKLEYSLTCAICLELVFKPYALGCGHLFCKLCACSAASVMIFQGLKAADSNSRCPACREAGVYGNAVHMMELSLLLKKHCKEYWNERSVSERAEMVKQSKIYWDLQSKYMIGY, encoded by the exons ATGAAATTTGGGGAAACGTTTGCGGAGTATTTGCAGGCGCATCAGGAGAGATTTATCGAGGAATCGACTCACGTTGAGTACAAAAGGCTTAAAAAGGTTCTCAAAAGTTGCAGGAGATGCAGGGATCACAAGGATTCTTCTGAAAATAATGGAGAAGACGATGCTTTATCTCTGTGTTGTCAATACGAGTCTTGCCCAT TATGTGACCAGAAGTTCTTTTCTGAATTGACAAAGGAGGTTTCGGACATTGCTGGGTGCTTTAGTTCGAGAGTTAGGCGCCTTTTCAATCTTCAAGACCATGGAATGAAAAGATACATCACAAGCTTCTGCCGATGTTTTACGAGCCCCCATAATGGCAAGGCACAGGAATGTCAAATGTTAGTCGAATATGTTATGATGAATGCTGTTGCCATGCGGAAAATCCTCAAGAAGTATGATAAA GTACACAGTTCTGATAATGGCAGGAAATTCAAATCTAAAATGCGGTCAGAGCACATGGAGATTCTGCAATCGCCGTGGCTGATAGAACTTGGGGCTTTCTTTATCAATCTTAGTGAATCGAACAATGAAAAGCTTGATGAACTACTTAATCCATTCTCTTGTGATTTAAGTTCTTCAGATCCTGTTATGACGCTGACTCTTCCAGACAATGTGAAATTAGAATACAGTCTAACATGTGCTATTTGCTTG GAACTTGTTTTCAAACCATATGCATTGGGATGTGGGCATCTCTTTTGCAAATTATGTGCTTGTTCTGCAGCTTCTGTAATGATCTTTCAAGGCCTCAAGGCTGCAGATTCCAATTCGAGATGCCCCGCCTGCAGGGAG GCGGGAGTGTATGGTAACGCGGTACACATGATGGAATTGTCTTTGCTCTTGAAGAAACA CTGCAAGGAATACTGGAATGAGAGATCGGTTTCCGAACGAGCTGAAATGGTGAAGCAATCCAAGATCTACTGGGATTTGCAATCCAAGTATATGATTGGATATTAA
- the LOC140962628 gene encoding probable receptor-like protein kinase At5g38990, which produces MQESCLKFRLLNILFTTLLYVQSSSLPSFQINTTGCSLDFSSYPYRPVGGCSQVQENLDDWNGFPVSTCCQNALIVLSFGLAHQALKNPSRAIFVDEVLWNDCSGPFKQQPNVSADNCGFDGFYYGSGLCTTLQLRIFDKYIRYQCSLFSSLSFDHACESCTSALSNATNSLLGDLKADGRNNTERATCLVALIVSVIAEKLNGSSETDDFSRCLPALALPEKEDYIKIKNSLAKAFLAIVLALIGLTAVITLIKYVIKNRKKEKKPLKIKDISTSCSGLYRFSKAEIESAINYSPEKKCLGRGSAGRVYKGMLPSGQIVAIKQIYKSNTSDSFTREIEGLSRVRHSNLVCLFGYCVEDGEHYLVYEYCSNGNLAQRLLRKDTVLTWELRVKILRDCAFALKYLHTHADGCIVHRDIKLTNILLTHNMDPKLSDFGLAKMLGMEESKVYTDVRGTIGYMDPEYMSNAKLTSASDIYSFGIVILQLLSGQRVIALDLDARDQLTRKAKDVNMMKRPITDFQDQRMKGDVITVDFESILQIAVLCVANSSTGRPTIDLVCEELDKAYKNTQAKKEKSLLIETSSNSLDVIRGL; this is translated from the exons atgcaaGAAAGTTGTTTGAAATTTAGGCTTCTTAATATCTTGTTCACAACTCTCTTGTATGTTCAATCTTCTTCGCTCCCTTCGTTCCAGATCAATACTACAGGTTGTAGCCTTGATTTCTCTTCATATCCCTATCGACCTGTCGGAGGATGCTCTCAAGTTCAAGAAAATCTCGATGATTGGAATGGCTTCCCTGTATCAACGTGCTGTCAAAATGCTCTCATCGTTCTCTCCTTTGGCTTAGCCCATCAAGCACTTAAAAATCCATCGCGAGCCATTTTCGTCGACGAAGTTCTCTGGAATGACTGTTCCGGACCCTTTAAGCAACAGCCAAACGTGTCGGCGGATAACTGTGGTTTTGATGGTTTCTACTATGGAAGTGGCCTGTGCACCACGCTTCAGCTGCGGATTTTCGACAAATATATTAGATATCAATGTTCCCTTTTCAGTTCATTATCATTTGATCATGCCTGTGAAAGCTGTACGTCTGCGTTATCAAATGCTACGAATTCGTTATTAGGTGATTTGAAGGCCGACGGAAGAAATAATACAGAGAGAGCTACCTGTCTCGTTGCTCTTATTGTGTCAGTAATAGCTGAGAAATTGAATGGTTCCTCTGAGACTGATGATTTCAGTAGATGCCTGCCTGCGTTGGCCTTACCAG AAAAAGAGGACTATATCAAGATCAAAA ATAGTCTAGCGAAAGCCTTCTTAGCCATAGTTCTAGCGTTGATTGGGCTAACCGCGGTCATCACCCTGATAAAATACGTGATAAAGAAccgaaaaaaagagaaaaaaccTCTCAAGATCAAAGATATTTCGACCTCGTGTTCCGGCTTGTACCGTTTCTCTAAAGCTGAGATTGAGAGCGCGATAAATTATAGCCCCGAGAAGAAGTGTCTGGGAAGAGGTAGTGCCGGGAGGGTGTATAAAGGTATGCTACCCAGTGGACAAATAGTGGCAATCAAGCAGATATACAAGAGTAACACCTCAGATTCCTTCACCAGAGAAATCGAAGGTCTTTCAAGAGTGAGGCATTCAAATCTTGTGTGCTTATTTGGTTACTGCGTTGAAGATGGGGAACATTATTTGGTGTATGAATATTGTTCTAATGGAAATCTAGCTCAGCGACTCCTGA GGAAAGACACGGTCCTAACATGGGAATTAAGAGTCAAAATCTTGAGGGATTGTGCATTCGCTCTCAAATACCTTCATACTCACGCAGATGGCTGCATTGTCCATAGAGATATAAAG CTTACAAATATCCTGCTAACTCATAATATGGATCCTAAGCTATCAGATTTTGGACTGGCAAAGATGCTAGGAATGGAAGAGAGCAAAGTGTATACAGATGTTCGGGGGACGATAGGTTATATGGATCCAGAGTACATGAGCAATGCCAAGTTGACTAGTGCTAGTGATATATACAGCTTTGGAATTGTGATTCTCCAACTTTTGTCCGGTCAAAGAGTGATTGCTCTAGACTTGGATGCAAGAGACCAACTCACGCGAAAG GCAAAGGATGTGAACATGATGAAACGGCCTATAACAGATTTCCAGGATCAAAGGATGAAAGGGGATGTGATCACAGTGGACTTTGAGTCCATACTGCAGATAGCAGTGCTGTGTGTGGCGAATTCAAGCACAGGTCGTCCAACAATTGATTTGGTTTGTGAAGAGCTGGACAAAGCTTACAAAAACACACAGGCAAAGAAAGAGAAGAGCTTATTGATTGAAACATCCTCGAATTCACTTGATGTGATTCGTGGATTATGA
- the LOC140985261 gene encoding uncharacterized protein, giving the protein MVVKMMRWRPWPPLISRKYEVKLAVLRFEGGDWVQESPEKENGSLAVEIRWKGPKFSLGSFRRSVKRNCTREENVRRVDELNGAVLVEWGEEFQTICTLSGYKDNAFHPWEINFTVLHGMYQRVKNRYSVVGSAVLNLADCLSRNTEQAIDIKIPLTLSGGEVEHCPFLYISLGLLELRATHEPTELLQSPIITVPSPAASAETSSAEKDEVSALKAGFRKVKLFTEYVSTRKAKKACHEEGSDGQRSVKSEGEYAYPFDSDSLEDFEDGETDENKEESMVRKSFSYGTLAHANYAGVSYYSSSRISNEAEDWIYYSNRRRSDVGCSRIEDSSFSVHEKLSIENPKRSILPWRKRKLSFRSPKTKEEPLLKKAYAEDGGDDIDYDRRQLSSDESLSFGWHKSDEDSNANRSSVSEFGDDSFTIGTWEQKEITSRDGHMKIQTQVFFASIDQRSERAAGESACTALVAVIADWLQNNHNLMPIKSQFDSLIREGSLEWRNLCVNVSYMERFPDKHFDLDTVIEAKVRDLCVVPAKSFIGFFLPDGVEGGNFDFLQGAMSFESIWDEINHSSSDAEARVFIVSWNDHFFVLKVETDAYYIIDTLGERLYEGCNQAYILKFDKNTAIYKQASAGQSPEDKPINSTEVSEEGKSSIEQENEVVCLGKEACKEYIKSFLAAIPIRELEADIKKGLMKSTPLHQRLQIEFHFTRVLHNYMQ; this is encoded by the exons ATGGTGGTGAAGATGATGCGGTGGAGGCCTTGGCCGCCGctgatttcaagaaaatatgaGGTGAAGCTTGCGGTGCTGAGGTTTGAGGGTGGCGATTGGGTGCAGGAGAGTCCAGAGAAGGAGAATGGTAGTCTCGCAGTGGAGATCAGATGGAAGGGTCCGAAGTTTTCTCTGGGCTCGTTCAGGAGAAGTGTGAAAAGGAACTGTACTCGCGAGGAGAATGTGAGGAGGGTTGATGAGCTAAACGGTGCCGTGTTGGTGGAGTGGGGAGAGGAGTTTCAGACCATTTGCACCCTTTCTGGTTACAAGGACAATGCTTTTCATCCTTGGGAGATCAACTTCACTGTTTTGCAT GGGATGTATCAAAGGGTGAAGAATAGATATTCTGTTGTTGGATCAGCAGTCCTTAATCTTGCTGATTGTCTGTCTAGGAATACTGAGCAAGCCATTGACATCAAAATTCCCTTGACATTATCTGGTGGCGAGGTCGAGCATTGTCCCTTCCTCTAT ATATCTCTTGGCTTATTGGAACTTAGAGCCACACATGAACCGACAGAACTGTTGCAAAGTCCAATAATAACTGTTCCATCTCCTGCAGCATCTGCAGAAACTTCTTCTGCCGAGAAAGACGAGGTTTCTGCATTAAAAGCTGGTTTTAGGAAGGTAAAATTATTTACCGAGTATGTTTCTACTCGTAAAGCTAAAAAGGCATGTCATGAGGAGGGTAGTGACGGTCAGCGCTCAGTCAAGAGTGAGGGTGAATATGCCTACCCTTTTGACTCCGATTCTCTTGAAGATTTTGAGGACGGGGAAACTGACGAAAATAAGGAAGAATCCATGGTTCGAAAGTCATTTAGCTATGGGACATTGGCACATGCTAATTACGCTGGCGTATCATATTATTCCAGTTCTAGAATCAGTAACGAAGCTGAGGATTGGATTTACTACAGCAACAGACGTAGGTCAGATGTCGGCTGCTCTCGCATAGAGGATTCGAGTTTTTCCGTACATGAGAAATTATCGATAGAGAACCCCAAACGTAGCATTTTGCCTTGGAGGAAGAGGAAGCTGAGCTTTAGGTCTCCTAAGACAAAAGAGGAGCCATTACTTAAAAAGGCTTATGCAGAAGATGGTGGAGATGATATAGACTATGACCGTCGGCAGCTCAGCTCGGACGAATCTCTTTCTTTTGGG TGGCACAAATCTGACGAAGACTCCAACGCAAATCGATCATCGGTATCTGAGTTCGGTGATGATAGCTTTACCATTGGCACATGGGAGCAGAAAGAAATAACAAGCAGGGATGGGCATATGAAGATTCAAACACAAGTCTTTTTTGCCTCCATCGATCAGAGAAGCGAACGAGCTGCTGGAGAAAGTGCATGTACAGCTCTTGTTGCTGTTATTGCCGATTGGCTACAGAACAACCATAATCTCATGCCCATTAAATCACAGTTTGATTCTTTGATCAGAGAAGGTTCCTTGGAATGGAGAAATCTTTGTGTCAATGTTTCATACATGGAACGGTTCCCTGATAAGCATTTTGATCTGGATACTGTCATTGAAGCCAAAGTCCGTGATCTTTGTGTAGTTCCTGCGAAATCATTTATCGGGTTTTTCCTTCCAGATGGGGTGGAGGGAGGAAACTTCGATTTTCTGCAAGGTGCAATGTCGTTTGAAAGTATATGGGATGAGATTAACCATTCCTCTAGTGACGCCGAGGCTAGAGTTTTCATAGTTAGTTGGAACGATCATTTTTTCGTTCTAAAGGTTGAAACAGATGCTTACTACATTATCGACACGTTAGGGGAGCGACTGTATGAGGGATGCAACCAGGCTTATATACTGAAATTTGACAAGAACACAGCCATCTATAAACAGGCGAGTGCTGGTCAATCACCAGAAGATAAACCTATTAACTCCACCGAAGTTTCGGAAGAAGGGAAATCTTCGATCGAACAAGAAAACGAGGTTGTTTGTCTAGGTAAAGAGGCCTGCAAAGAGTACATAAAAAGTTTCTTGGCTGCTATACCGATTAGAGAACTTGAAGCTGATATCAAGAAAGGTTTGATGAAATCAACGCCTCTCCATCAACGGCTGCAGATAGAGTTTCACTTCACTCGAGTACTACACAACTACATGCAGTAG